The Desulfuromonadaceae bacterium genome contains the following window.
ATTGATCCAGACGTCACCTGAGTGTAGAGACATTTTTCAACTCGCTTCCGGGATCGTATGTCAGGGCGATACGGATCTGTTGCGCGTGGCAATGGACAACCTGCTGGGCAACGCGTGGAAGTTTGCCGGTAAGCATCAGGGTGCAAAGATCACATTTGGTAAGGCAATGATCGACGAAGAAACTGTTTTCTTCGTTAAGGATAACGGCCCTGGTTTCGATGTTGCCGATGCGGAGGAAATGTTCCTTCCTTTTCATCGTCTTCCCGGTACCATTGGCGGAGGGCATGGTATTGGTCTGGCCACGGTGAACCGAATTGTGCAGCAACATGGCGGGCGGTTGTGGTCAGAAAGTGAGGCGGGGATAGGTGCGACATTCTTTTTTACCGTTGGATAGTGCCGATCATGATGACCATCAAGGCGGTCTGCGACCATATTGAAGATTTAGTGTCTACCGGAGAACTGCTCGGTGATTAAAATTACACGACCATCTTGTGGCTTTATCAGGACAAACAAAACTGTAATCAATCTGTCGCGCCATTCTGGCGAAGACGGTGACCAAACCACTATTCAAAGGGAGTTATGATCATGAAATCAGGCAATCAAGACCAGGTCGAAGGGAAGCTTCACGAAGCAAAAGGAAAAGTCAAGGAACTGGCCGGTAAACTGAGTGACAATCCAAAACTGAAAGCTGAAGGGATTCGCGAACAGATCGTCGGCAAGGTTCAGGGAAAAAGTGGACAGATCAAGAAAGTTCTCGACAAGTAAAGCGTAACACCGCGCAATGATCCAAGGAGAACCACTATGTATCGTTCATTGACGTTTTTTGTGCTCACATTCTTTTTTCTTTCGACCCTTACCGGATGCCTCTATGTCCCTGGTGGTCACCATGGCAAGATTCCCCCCGGGCAACTGAAGAAGATGCACCCCTGAAAATTATCCTATGGCCGTCGTTGGCCGCTGATTTTCAAACCAGAATAGAGCGGCCTACGACGGTAACTATGTAATATTCAACGGTGACAACAGGCTGTCCACTATAAACCCATAATCTTTCGCATCTTGCTTGTTCTTTGCCGCGTCAGCTAAGTTCCGATTTCAGCTGTTTAGCTAGGGCTAGGCAACAGAAATCGCGCCTTGCTGACACGGTCTACCCCCGAGAAAAGCCCAGGCTCGCCCACTCCGACGACGGATGATCTCAAGGATGCGGTTCATGGTATCGCCGCAGCTATAGCGGTCATTGAAATCCACAGCAAGAGCTTCTGAAGTTTTTTCAATCGTCTGGGTCAGAATCTCCAGTTCGCCAAAAACCGCCCGAGGAGAGACGCCCAATTCCTCGGCAAGGCGTTCCCAGTGCTTGCGGCGTAATCGATCCGGCCGACGCTCGCCTCCCAGACGCATGGCCATGCGCTGATCAAGTTCCGGGTAAA
Protein-coding sequences here:
- a CDS encoding CsbD family protein, which translates into the protein MKSGNQDQVEGKLHEAKGKVKELAGKLSDNPKLKAEGIREQIVGKVQGKSGQIKKVLDK